A single region of the Austwickia chelonae genome encodes:
- a CDS encoding putative T7SS-secreted protein has protein sequence MSDFKIEGNPEGILTRCVRMRAEASTFDAVANHLERISADGWTGRAADRFRERFTAEPGRWRDAAAGFRAAAGALEAYAESLRSAQATAKACAAEHVRGDQVSRDARAMYDADVARARGEKMEWEAAHGPGSFTLRLAPFVDPGDAIRAGAVGSFSAARAQLDRSAQACAQEVRSGCAAASPERNWLAEANHFMGSMVGGTWEALQEINKLTNVSRLGWEFLGKDMLGVASGDLTLEEAAMKKQLMVEDGLSMLAAAREDPVGFAKQVGAAVVDAKTWKDDPGRALGRLLPDAALTIASGGAGAAVKGGRAGLASAKGAVQVGGKAVVKGARPRLASVPRTVADMGDVARSARARTKCALFGDPVDIATGAVVLEEMDLVLPGVLKVGFSRRCSSSYTGGGCSGHAGRRPWTND, from the coding sequence GTGTCTGATTTCAAGATCGAGGGGAATCCGGAGGGGATTCTTACCAGGTGCGTTCGGATGCGTGCCGAGGCGTCGACCTTTGACGCGGTGGCGAATCATCTTGAGCGGATTTCAGCTGATGGCTGGACAGGGCGGGCTGCGGATCGCTTCCGGGAGCGGTTTACGGCGGAGCCAGGCCGGTGGCGTGATGCGGCGGCGGGCTTTCGTGCGGCGGCGGGAGCTTTGGAGGCCTATGCGGAGTCTTTGAGGTCGGCGCAGGCTACGGCGAAGGCGTGTGCCGCGGAGCATGTTCGGGGAGATCAGGTTTCGCGGGATGCGCGTGCTATGTACGACGCGGATGTGGCGCGGGCGCGTGGGGAGAAGATGGAGTGGGAGGCTGCGCACGGTCCGGGATCGTTCACTTTGAGGTTGGCGCCCTTCGTCGATCCGGGGGACGCGATCCGGGCGGGTGCGGTGGGCTCGTTCTCAGCGGCGCGGGCTCAGCTGGATCGGTCTGCCCAGGCGTGTGCGCAGGAGGTGCGTTCGGGATGTGCGGCTGCTTCACCTGAACGGAATTGGCTGGCGGAAGCTAATCATTTCATGGGTTCGATGGTCGGTGGGACTTGGGAGGCTCTTCAGGAAATCAACAAGCTTACGAATGTGTCTCGCCTGGGGTGGGAGTTCTTAGGTAAGGACATGTTGGGAGTGGCGTCGGGGGACCTGACTTTGGAGGAAGCTGCAATGAAGAAGCAGCTCATGGTCGAGGACGGGTTGTCGATGTTGGCGGCGGCTCGGGAAGATCCGGTTGGTTTCGCCAAGCAGGTCGGTGCGGCTGTAGTAGATGCCAAGACGTGGAAGGACGATCCGGGGCGGGCGTTGGGGCGGTTGTTGCCGGATGCAGCTTTGACGATTGCTTCGGGAGGGGCTGGGGCTGCTGTCAAGGGTGGCCGGGCAGGGCTGGCTTCGGCGAAGGGTGCTGTTCAAGTCGGTGGGAAGGCCGTGGTTAAGGGGGCACGGCCGAGGCTGGCGAGTGTGCCTCGCACGGTGGCGGATATGGGTGATGTGGCTCGGTCGGCTCGGGCGAGGACCAAATGTGCTTTGTTTGGAGATCCGGTCGATATAGCTACGGGTGCTGTAGTCCTGGAGGAGATGGATCTGGTCCTGCCGGGGGTGTTGAAGGTGGGGTTCTCCCGACGGTGTTCCTCTTCGTATACGGGGGGCGGTTGTTCGGGGCATGCTGGGCGTCGACCTTGGACCAACGATTAG
- a CDS encoding RHS repeat-associated core domain-containing protein — MSRPKVDVFEVFDPASGWTRRFGSVIGASAGSFLLTGIVDESGNAVTVEYDERAVPVCWSHSGGFRVEVSSEEGRVVGLSLSRDGGRPMAVRSFGYDRQGRLSRVINASGEALRFGYDDLGRLLWWADRGGERYDYTYDETGACVAGAGCGGILTSRFVYDSLDRCTTAFDSLGEKWVYKYDEEFQITSVTDPTGASTSTVWDRAGRRSTVKDPSGQATSWTYDDDGNIASVQDPGGRVTAYEWLPGRSLPTSLTGPDGQSWGFEYDRAGRLIASVDPLGGRSVFSYDERGGLVSAVDASGVSTWAVCDAAGLPVEIVDGAGRATRVFYDVAGRPVRVIDAAGESSAAWNVDGLLTSRIDADGGRWGFVYDGEGNLVEEVDPNGRVTRHEYGVFDSRVSTTAPDGAVTRFRYDSERRLVGVVDALGREWVFERDSAGRVIAQTDVNGARTVFSYDLAGRLILRVNAAGQRVRYDYDQAGDLAQIVTDGAGMPPEGAGLSAGVTRLLRDSAGRVVRAASDQTDLVIDYDAAGRVVGESWDGAGVSQDLDSAGRLAGVSGSCGGPIRYEYDASGLLSTVVAGQAQIDLGYDASGREITRRFATAPDRGAALTGAEAQDSGSVDRFGRVNDPLESFASGLNMGTGSSTVSPASAMSRVSGGAEVTSVWTPGSLLISREAHGAAGQVGAWRKYQWDLAGQLTRIIDAVQGAIQFRLDSAGRVVELVTASNRGSSSEAYTYDLTGQVTDCVLPEDNSWFGQAGLDDGDGLRSVGDGHGSLEFAGSLVHRVGAWHYDYDVVGRVVCRRRRALSGHWLSWLFSWDGDDRLRQVTAPDGSWWVYYYDLAGRRIGKTHYTSEGAATSRTRYVWVGNELLSATTTEGGPHVSANDVLVEAMWWIHHPSTGEPLTQHDQETAQDWWPILTDPVGTPVSLVDRVSGRPVWSASTTLWGLVTSKCERNPSKARSGAGLVGLPECLLGSPGQIWDSETGWAYNRYRYYDPIIVSFTSPDPLAPSSTLIPMDIFPTRTLGSTPMG; from the coding sequence TTGTCTCGTCCGAAGGTGGATGTTTTCGAGGTGTTCGATCCGGCGTCGGGGTGGACACGTCGGTTCGGGTCGGTGATCGGGGCTTCGGCCGGGTCGTTCTTATTGACGGGGATTGTCGACGAGAGTGGGAATGCGGTCACTGTCGAGTACGACGAGCGGGCGGTGCCGGTGTGCTGGTCGCATTCAGGGGGGTTCCGGGTCGAGGTCTCTTCGGAGGAGGGCCGGGTGGTCGGGTTGTCGCTGTCGCGGGATGGCGGACGTCCGATGGCGGTGCGGTCGTTCGGGTATGACCGGCAGGGGCGGCTGTCGCGGGTGATCAATGCTTCGGGTGAGGCATTGCGTTTTGGGTATGACGACCTGGGCCGGCTGTTGTGGTGGGCGGATCGTGGTGGGGAGCGGTATGACTACACCTATGACGAGACGGGGGCGTGTGTGGCCGGGGCGGGCTGTGGCGGGATACTCACGTCTCGTTTCGTGTATGACAGTCTGGATCGTTGTACGACGGCCTTTGACTCGCTCGGTGAAAAGTGGGTGTATAAGTACGATGAGGAGTTTCAGATCACGTCGGTGACCGATCCGACTGGTGCATCGACCAGCACGGTGTGGGATCGGGCTGGCCGGAGGTCGACGGTGAAGGATCCGTCGGGACAAGCGACATCGTGGACTTACGACGATGACGGGAATATCGCTTCGGTGCAGGATCCGGGCGGGCGGGTCACAGCTTACGAGTGGTTGCCGGGACGGTCGTTACCGACGTCGTTGACTGGCCCTGACGGCCAGTCGTGGGGTTTCGAGTACGACAGGGCGGGTCGGCTGATAGCGTCAGTTGATCCGCTCGGGGGCCGTTCGGTGTTCTCCTACGACGAGCGGGGCGGACTAGTTTCCGCGGTGGATGCGTCCGGGGTATCGACTTGGGCGGTGTGTGATGCGGCCGGGCTGCCGGTGGAGATAGTCGACGGGGCGGGTCGGGCTACGCGGGTGTTCTATGACGTGGCGGGTCGCCCAGTGCGGGTGATTGATGCGGCAGGCGAGTCTTCAGCAGCGTGGAATGTCGACGGTCTGTTGACGTCTCGGATCGATGCTGATGGCGGCCGGTGGGGGTTCGTGTATGACGGTGAGGGGAATCTGGTCGAGGAGGTTGATCCGAACGGCCGGGTCACTCGGCATGAGTACGGGGTGTTCGATTCGAGGGTGTCGACGACGGCGCCTGATGGGGCGGTGACCCGATTTCGTTATGACTCGGAGCGGCGCCTGGTCGGGGTGGTCGATGCGTTGGGGAGGGAGTGGGTGTTCGAGCGTGATTCGGCGGGGCGGGTGATCGCGCAGACCGATGTCAACGGCGCTCGGACAGTGTTTTCCTATGATCTGGCTGGTCGGCTGATTTTGCGGGTCAATGCAGCTGGACAGCGCGTGCGGTACGACTATGACCAGGCGGGGGACCTGGCGCAGATCGTGACTGACGGGGCGGGGATGCCTCCAGAGGGGGCTGGGCTTTCCGCCGGGGTGACTCGTCTGCTGCGGGATAGCGCGGGGCGGGTGGTTCGAGCAGCGTCGGATCAGACTGATCTGGTCATCGACTATGACGCTGCTGGCCGAGTGGTGGGGGAGTCCTGGGACGGTGCGGGAGTGTCCCAGGATCTGGATTCGGCCGGGCGACTGGCCGGGGTATCGGGGTCGTGCGGAGGTCCAATCAGGTACGAGTATGACGCGTCGGGGTTGTTATCCACTGTGGTTGCGGGGCAGGCCCAGATCGACCTCGGGTATGACGCGTCGGGGAGAGAGATTACGCGCAGGTTCGCTACGGCTCCGGATCGGGGTGCCGCGCTGACCGGTGCTGAGGCGCAGGATTCTGGTTCTGTTGACCGGTTTGGTCGTGTCAATGATCCGTTGGAGTCTTTCGCATCGGGGCTGAACATGGGGACGGGCTCGTCAACGGTGTCACCGGCTTCTGCGATGTCGCGTGTTTCCGGGGGTGCTGAGGTGACGTCGGTGTGGACTCCGGGGTCACTGCTGATATCCCGGGAGGCTCATGGCGCTGCGGGGCAGGTCGGTGCGTGGCGGAAATATCAGTGGGACCTAGCCGGGCAGCTCACCCGGATTATCGATGCCGTTCAGGGGGCGATTCAGTTCCGTTTGGATTCGGCTGGGCGAGTCGTGGAGTTGGTGACTGCTTCTAATAGGGGCAGCTCTAGTGAGGCGTACACCTATGACCTGACTGGTCAGGTCACAGATTGTGTCCTTCCGGAGGATAATTCTTGGTTCGGGCAGGCTGGCCTGGATGATGGGGATGGTCTGCGTTCGGTTGGGGACGGGCACGGGTCTCTGGAGTTCGCTGGGAGCTTGGTGCATCGGGTCGGTGCATGGCATTACGACTACGACGTGGTTGGGCGTGTGGTCTGTCGTCGTCGCCGGGCTTTATCAGGCCATTGGTTGAGCTGGTTGTTTTCTTGGGATGGGGATGACCGGTTACGGCAGGTCACAGCCCCTGATGGGTCGTGGTGGGTTTACTACTATGACCTGGCTGGCCGTCGTATCGGGAAAACTCATTACACGTCTGAAGGGGCTGCTACTTCCCGTACACGATATGTCTGGGTGGGGAACGAGCTGCTCAGTGCTACTACTACTGAGGGTGGTCCTCATGTCTCAGCGAATGATGTTCTGGTTGAGGCCATGTGGTGGATTCATCATCCCAGTACCGGAGAACCGTTGACTCAGCATGACCAGGAAACGGCGCAGGATTGGTGGCCAATCTTGACCGATCCGGTCGGTACTCCGGTGTCTTTAGTGGATCGTGTCAGTGGAAGGCCGGTGTGGTCTGCGTCAACCACTTTGTGGGGGCTGGTGACCTCGAAGTGCGAGAGGAATCCTTCGAAGGCCCGTTCTGGGGCGGGTCTGGTTGGCCTGCCAGAGTGTCTTCTGGGTTCACCTGGGCAGATCTGGGATTCTGAAACTGGCTGGGCGTATAATCGCTACCGGTATTACGACCCGATCATTGTTTCCTTCACCAGTCCTGACCCTCTTGCCCCGAGTAGTACGCTAATCCCCATGGATATCTTCCCAACCCGTACACTCGGATCGACCCCTATGGGCTAA
- a CDS encoding polymorphic toxin type 17 domain-containing protein: MKEAGPGYEFGLPKSGRIRYVPPTGYNPAEALPRGIQKGYRDRFGNEWTVGPSRTQGRPFEWDVQFSPEGKASIGWLSRDGRHVNVSPLGEVTHR, translated from the coding sequence ATGAAAGAAGCTGGTCCTGGGTATGAATTCGGGTTGCCAAAAAGTGGGCGTATCAGGTATGTTCCCCCGACCGGTTACAATCCTGCAGAGGCGCTTCCTCGAGGAATCCAAAAAGGGTATCGGGATAGGTTTGGTAATGAGTGGACGGTTGGGCCCTCTAGGACGCAAGGTCGCCCTTTCGAATGGGATGTTCAGTTTTCGCCAGAAGGAAAGGCAAGTATCGGATGGTTGTCTCGTGATGGTCGGCATGTCAATGTCTCTCCACTTGGAGAGGTGACGCACCGATGA
- the pulA gene encoding pullulanase-type alpha-1,6-glucosidase translates to MKSPAPIAVLAAFSLVLTGAPSAAAGPMPVVASDAPTAAGDIDLGTAKAVWVAPGLLAWPSKTLPAGSAPGTLTWRLHSSPHGGITRDGNTLRAHTSYELTWQKTGLPASVLADHPHLKGYLALRAPAALAAQAGNILKGQVALSLHDNRSQLHAATGAQTAPVLDTLYARQAVRNTYGVNWSGSQLQLRLWAPTAHKVTLLTWPAGSAADAPVATAIRTPMTPESDGSWAVRGPANWKNARYLYEIDVLDPAVGKIRTNQVTDPYSAALTPDSTRSVVVDLTDSALAPPQWRQARPPKLTRSVDQTIYELHIRDFSISDATVPAAHRGSYLAFADQGHGTRHLRRLAAAGLNTVHLLPSFDMTSVPENKADQQRPPCDLSSYPADSEEQQRCIQKTAAKDGFNWGYDPYHFFAPEGSYTSSTKNADGARRIHEFRTMVGGLHASGLRVVLDQVYNHTAAHGQNTHSVLDRIVPGYYHRLDATGKVTTSTCCSNTATEHAMMNKLMVDATVSWAKHYKVDGFRFDLMGHHSLKTMKSVRAALNRLTPAADGVDGRAVTLYGEGWNFGEVADNARFVQASQGQLGGTDIGTFNDRLRDAVRGGGPFDADPRRQGFATGLAGAPNGSPANGDPAAQGARLRHETDLIQLGLAGNLRHYTFRSQASGRPVTGAKIDYNGKPAGYADRPGETVTYVDAHDNETLFDTLTLKLPPATTMSDRIRMNTLALSTTVLSQGIPFWHAGADLLRSKSLDRNSYNSGDWFNLLDFSMQDNGFGRGLPPAEDNKAKWPYQKPLLADRRLKPAPQDIRTAAAAAQDLLRLRQSTPLFRLGDAQAINHKLTFPASGTSAALPGVIAMRVDDTRGTPTDPRLRGLVVVFNATPAPIRQTIPGMAGQIATLSPVQAQGADPVVRTATWDTRTGTAHVPARTVAVFVQPR, encoded by the coding sequence ATGAAGAGTCCTGCACCTATCGCCGTCCTCGCTGCCTTTTCATTGGTCCTCACGGGGGCACCTTCAGCTGCCGCCGGGCCCATGCCGGTCGTGGCCTCAGATGCACCGACCGCGGCCGGTGACATCGACCTGGGCACAGCCAAGGCTGTCTGGGTGGCGCCCGGCCTTCTCGCCTGGCCGTCGAAGACGCTCCCCGCCGGAAGTGCTCCTGGCACACTCACCTGGCGGCTGCACAGCTCACCGCACGGCGGGATCACCCGCGACGGGAACACGCTGAGAGCGCACACCAGCTATGAACTGACCTGGCAGAAGACGGGGCTCCCCGCATCAGTACTCGCCGACCACCCTCATTTAAAGGGGTACCTGGCGTTGCGGGCCCCGGCCGCATTGGCCGCGCAGGCCGGGAACATCCTCAAAGGACAGGTCGCCCTCAGCCTTCACGACAACCGATCCCAGCTGCACGCGGCAACCGGAGCCCAGACAGCTCCCGTCCTCGACACCCTCTACGCCAGACAAGCGGTCCGGAACACCTACGGGGTGAACTGGTCCGGGAGCCAATTGCAGCTGAGGCTATGGGCGCCCACCGCCCACAAGGTCACCCTGCTGACCTGGCCGGCCGGCAGCGCGGCCGATGCGCCTGTCGCCACCGCAATACGTACGCCCATGACTCCGGAGAGCGACGGATCCTGGGCGGTCCGTGGCCCCGCGAACTGGAAGAATGCCCGCTATCTCTACGAGATCGACGTCCTCGACCCGGCCGTCGGGAAGATCCGCACCAACCAGGTCACCGACCCCTACTCGGCCGCGCTCACCCCCGACTCGACCCGCTCGGTCGTCGTCGACCTGACCGACTCCGCATTGGCACCCCCGCAGTGGCGACAGGCCCGCCCCCCGAAACTCACCCGCAGCGTCGACCAGACGATCTACGAACTACACATCCGGGACTTCTCGATCAGTGATGCCACAGTGCCTGCGGCACACCGCGGCAGCTATCTCGCTTTCGCCGACCAAGGCCACGGCACACGACACCTTCGCAGGCTCGCCGCCGCCGGGCTCAACACCGTGCACCTGCTGCCCTCCTTCGACATGACATCCGTCCCGGAGAACAAAGCCGACCAACAACGCCCGCCCTGCGACCTGAGCAGCTACCCGGCCGACAGCGAAGAACAACAACGCTGTATTCAAAAAACCGCCGCGAAGGACGGATTCAACTGGGGATACGACCCTTACCACTTCTTCGCTCCCGAAGGCTCCTACACCTCATCGACGAAGAATGCCGACGGAGCCCGACGCATCCACGAATTCCGCACCATGGTCGGCGGGCTGCATGCCTCCGGTCTGCGCGTCGTCCTCGACCAGGTGTACAACCACACCGCCGCCCACGGCCAGAACACTCACTCCGTCCTCGACCGGATCGTGCCCGGCTACTACCACCGGCTCGACGCCACCGGAAAAGTGACCACGTCGACCTGCTGCTCCAACACCGCCACCGAACACGCCATGATGAACAAACTCATGGTCGACGCCACCGTGAGCTGGGCCAAGCACTACAAAGTCGACGGATTCCGCTTCGACCTGATGGGCCACCACTCCCTGAAGACGATGAAGTCGGTACGCGCAGCACTGAACCGTCTCACCCCCGCCGCCGACGGCGTCGACGGGCGTGCCGTCACCCTCTACGGCGAAGGCTGGAACTTCGGCGAAGTCGCCGACAATGCCCGCTTCGTCCAAGCCTCCCAAGGACAGCTGGGCGGCACCGACATCGGCACCTTCAACGACCGCCTCCGGGACGCGGTGCGCGGCGGCGGACCCTTCGACGCCGACCCACGCAGACAAGGATTCGCCACCGGACTGGCCGGTGCGCCCAACGGCTCTCCCGCCAACGGCGACCCGGCAGCCCAAGGTGCCCGTCTCCGCCACGAAACCGACCTGATCCAGCTCGGACTAGCGGGAAATCTCCGCCATTACACCTTCCGTAGCCAAGCCAGCGGACGGCCCGTCACCGGGGCGAAGATCGACTACAACGGAAAACCCGCCGGCTATGCCGATCGGCCCGGCGAGACCGTGACCTATGTCGACGCCCACGACAACGAGACGCTCTTCGACACGCTCACCCTCAAGCTGCCACCGGCCACGACCATGTCCGACCGGATCCGGATGAACACCCTCGCCCTCTCCACGACGGTGCTCTCCCAAGGCATCCCCTTCTGGCATGCCGGAGCCGACCTCCTGCGTAGCAAGAGCCTGGACCGCAACAGCTACAACAGCGGTGACTGGTTCAACCTCCTCGACTTCTCCATGCAGGACAACGGTTTCGGACGAGGCCTACCGCCGGCCGAGGACAACAAGGCCAAATGGCCCTATCAGAAACCGCTGCTTGCAGACCGCCGTCTCAAACCCGCACCGCAGGACATCCGTACCGCCGCTGCCGCTGCTCAAGATCTCCTCCGACTGCGACAGTCCACCCCGCTGTTCCGTCTCGGCGATGCACAAGCGATCAACCACAAACTGACCTTCCCCGCCTCCGGTACCTCCGCGGCTCTGCCCGGTGTGATCGCCATGCGCGTGGACGACACCCGGGGCACGCCAACCGACCCTCGGCTGCGCGGACTCGTGGTCGTCTTCAACGCCACCCCCGCTCCGATCCGCCAGACCATTCCCGGCATGGCCGGGCAAATAGCCACCCTCAGTCCGGTGCAGGCACAGGGAGCCGATCCGGTCGTCCGGACGGCCACCTGGGACACCCGCACCGGAACCGCCCATGTCCCAGCCCGTACGGTGGCGGTCTTCGTGCAGCCGCGCTGA
- the glgP gene encoding alpha-glucan family phosphorylase, translating to MKAIRRFNVRSVLPESISELGDLAANLRWSWHTASRSLFAETAPALWEKVGHDPVALLSNLSADELGRLAADPAYVARVKAAHADLTAYIAGDRWYQRWAKEAPGQVPQSIAYFSAEFGITEVLPQYSGGLGILAGDHLKSASDLGIPLVGVGLFYQTGYFAQSLNRDGWQQETYPVLDPDGLPLSLLRDQDDKPVLITLQMPGRRTLHAFVWKAQVGRIPLLLLDSDVHENDPDLRTVTNRLYGGGGEQRLLQEMLLGMGGVRALRAWSALSGDPEPDVYHCNEGHAGFLGIERVHELVTQKGLSFDEAVEATRAATVFTTHTPVPAGIDRFGTDQIRHYFGGDNTLDGVPTDRLLALGAETYPGGESGVFNMAVMGLRMAKHSNGVSKLHGLVSRDMFHGLWPGFDDSEVPITSITNGVHAPTWVDQRIFDLADTYGPLESSSAKIAQFAERATDEQIWSVKRELRQTLVDMARTRMKDSWIHRGAALPELGWTQSILDPDVLTIGFARRVPTYKRLTLMLRDPERLKRILLDPERPVQLVIAGKSHPADDNGKRLIQMMVQFADDPQVRHRIVFLPNYDIGMARHLYPGCDVWLNNPLRPLEACGTSGMKAALNGGLNLSILDGWWDEWFDGENGWDIPTADGITDPDRRDDIEAAALYDLIENRVAPRFYDVDEKGVPRRWVAMMRHTLATLGPKVLATRQVQDYTRDLYLPAAQANRTMADRGFEAAKDLATYRQKVTDQWSHLHVDHVESAGVPDAPQVGDTFRISAFVSLAALRPEDVSVQVVYGHVDANDQLSGTSTQELTLAESYEGGRHRFEGDLRVTETGAFGYTVRIVPTHRYLSSPAEFGLAVNA from the coding sequence GTGAAGGCTATTCGTCGCTTCAACGTCCGTTCTGTCCTGCCCGAGTCGATCAGTGAGTTGGGAGACTTGGCCGCCAACCTGCGTTGGTCCTGGCACACAGCAAGTCGCAGCCTCTTCGCGGAGACGGCTCCTGCACTGTGGGAGAAGGTGGGACACGATCCAGTCGCGCTGTTGTCGAATCTGTCGGCGGACGAACTGGGCCGTCTGGCCGCCGACCCCGCCTACGTGGCCAGGGTGAAGGCCGCTCACGCCGACCTGACGGCCTATATCGCCGGGGACCGCTGGTACCAGCGGTGGGCGAAGGAAGCACCGGGCCAGGTGCCGCAGTCGATCGCCTACTTCTCCGCCGAGTTCGGCATCACCGAAGTCCTGCCCCAATACTCCGGCGGGCTCGGAATCCTCGCCGGAGACCACCTCAAATCGGCCTCCGACCTGGGCATCCCGCTGGTCGGCGTCGGCCTGTTCTACCAGACGGGGTACTTCGCGCAGTCGCTGAACCGGGACGGTTGGCAGCAGGAGACCTACCCGGTGCTCGACCCCGACGGTCTGCCCCTCTCCCTGCTGCGTGACCAGGACGACAAGCCGGTCCTGATCACCTTGCAGATGCCCGGCCGTCGCACCCTGCACGCCTTCGTCTGGAAGGCACAGGTCGGCCGCATCCCCCTGCTCCTGCTCGACTCCGACGTCCACGAGAACGACCCCGATCTGCGTACGGTCACCAACCGGCTCTACGGCGGCGGCGGCGAACAGCGCCTGCTGCAGGAGATGCTGCTCGGCATGGGTGGAGTACGGGCACTGCGCGCGTGGAGCGCACTCAGCGGCGACCCGGAGCCGGACGTCTACCACTGCAACGAGGGCCACGCCGGCTTCCTGGGCATCGAACGCGTTCACGAACTGGTCACCCAGAAGGGGCTTTCCTTCGACGAAGCGGTCGAAGCCACCCGCGCCGCGACCGTCTTCACGACACACACCCCGGTGCCCGCAGGTATCGACCGCTTCGGCACCGACCAGATCCGTCACTACTTCGGCGGGGACAACACCCTCGACGGTGTGCCGACGGACCGCCTGCTCGCCCTGGGCGCCGAAACCTACCCCGGCGGGGAGAGCGGCGTATTCAACATGGCCGTGATGGGGCTGCGCATGGCCAAACACTCCAACGGTGTGTCGAAACTGCACGGCCTGGTCAGCCGCGACATGTTCCACGGCCTGTGGCCCGGATTCGACGACTCCGAGGTGCCGATCACCTCGATCACCAACGGTGTGCACGCCCCCACCTGGGTCGATCAACGGATCTTCGACCTGGCCGACACCTACGGTCCGTTGGAGTCCTCCAGCGCGAAGATCGCACAGTTCGCCGAGCGAGCCACCGACGAACAGATCTGGTCGGTCAAACGTGAACTGCGCCAGACGCTGGTCGACATGGCGCGTACCCGGATGAAGGACAGCTGGATCCACCGCGGGGCAGCGCTGCCCGAGCTGGGCTGGACCCAGTCGATCCTCGACCCGGACGTGCTCACCATCGGCTTCGCCCGGCGAGTCCCCACGTACAAGCGGCTCACCCTGATGCTGCGTGACCCCGAGCGACTCAAGCGGATCCTGCTCGACCCCGAACGTCCGGTGCAGCTGGTCATCGCCGGGAAGAGTCACCCCGCAGATGACAACGGCAAACGACTCATCCAGATGATGGTGCAGTTCGCCGACGACCCGCAGGTCCGTCACCGGATCGTCTTCCTGCCGAACTACGACATCGGCATGGCCCGCCATCTCTACCCGGGCTGCGACGTCTGGCTGAACAACCCCCTGCGTCCGCTGGAAGCCTGCGGCACCTCCGGGATGAAAGCCGCACTGAACGGCGGCCTGAACCTGTCGATCCTCGACGGGTGGTGGGACGAATGGTTCGACGGCGAGAACGGATGGGACATCCCGACCGCCGACGGCATCACCGATCCCGACCGCCGGGACGACATCGAAGCCGCAGCCCTGTACGACCTGATCGAGAACCGGGTCGCTCCGCGCTTCTACGATGTCGACGAGAAGGGTGTCCCGCGCCGCTGGGTGGCCATGATGCGGCACACCCTGGCGACCCTGGGCCCGAAGGTCTTGGCGACCCGCCAGGTGCAGGACTACACCCGGGACCTCTACCTCCCCGCCGCCCAGGCGAACCGGACGATGGCCGACCGTGGCTTCGAAGCCGCCAAGGACCTGGCCACCTACCGGCAGAAGGTCACCGACCAGTGGTCCCACCTGCACGTCGACCACGTCGAATCAGCGGGAGTCCCGGACGCACCCCAGGTGGGTGACACCTTCCGGATCAGCGCTTTCGTCTCCTTGGCCGCGCTGCGCCCCGAGGACGTCTCCGTCCAGGTCGTCTACGGCCATGTCGACGCCAATGACCAGCTGTCGGGGACCTCTACCCAGGAACTGACCCTGGCCGAGTCCTACGAAGGTGGAAGGCACCGATTCGAAGGAGACCTCCGCGTCACCGAGACCGGAGCCTTCGGTTACACGGTCCGGATCGTCCCCACCCATCGATATCTCAGCTCACCGGCGGAATTCGGGCTGGCGGTCAACGCCTGA